The region ACTGGCGCAGATTTATCACGTCAGACTAAGCAACCTGTCAGGTGGAGTGCATTATGAGTGAACAACCCCTTGCTATCTTGGGCGGTAACCCGGTACGCACCACACCTATGCCTGCCCGAAAGGCGTTTGGCACGAGTGAGATAGACGCGCTCAATAAGGTGATTGCACATTATCAGCACAGTGAATCTGATCCTCCCTACGGCGGCGACTTTGAACAAGCTTATTGCAACGCCTTTTCAGAGTATATGGGTGGCGGTTACAGCGTAGCCGTTGCCACCGGCACGGCATCCGTATTCGTTGCCCTTGCAGCGCTGATGCTGCCAAAAGGACAAGAAGTCATTCTCTCACCAGTGACCGACTCGGGCCCTCTCGCATCTATTATTCACCAGGGATATGTGCCTGTGATAGCCGATGCGGCTGTGGATAGCTACAACAGCACCTGGGAACAAATAGAGCCGCTAATCACCGACAAAACCGGCGCGATTATTCTTGTCCACTGTGCGGGTATCCCAACCGATGTCGAAACCATAGTGACTCAGGCGCACCGGCGCGGTATCAAGGTCATTGAAGATTGCTCTCAGGCACCTGGCGCCAGATGGAATGGTCAAAAAGTCGGTGGGTTTGGCGATATCATGGCAACCTCGACTATGTATCGTAAAAATATTGCCGCCCCGGGCAGCGGCGGCATTGTTTACACTAAGAGCCAGTCTTTATATCACATGGCTTTAGCGCATGCGGACAGAGGAAAACCTGTATGGCAAGAAGGATACGCAGAGCGGGACCCGTCGCTTAACCTGTTTCCTGCCCTTAACTGGAACACCAACGAGCTTTCCTGTGCGGTTGCCCATGCTTCTTTGTCTCGTCTTGATGAGACCATCGCTGCGCGTAATGCGGTGCAAAATGCGCTAATTGAATGGATTAACACACAATCGACATGCTGTTATGTTGCCAAGTTCTCTGGCAGTGCGTCGCCGTTTTTCCTTCAGGTATTTATTCGCGAAGAGACACTCAGCGTAGATAAACTGACATTTTGTCAGGCACTGCAAGCTGAGGGAGTAGATCTGAATCCGGACTATAAATTCCTGATCAGTGACTGGAAATGGGCACTGCCCTACATCAAGCCCCCATTATCGACGCCAAATACCGTGTCTGCGCGGGACAGATCGTTTAACCTGTACTTAAATGAACAATATACCCAGCAGGAAGTAACGGATATTTGCACTGCCATTGCTAAAGTCGAACAACACTATGCCAAATGACACACCACAAAAGCACACAAGAACCGTCCTGGTGCAAGGCAATTTTGATGTCTTGCACGCCGGGCACATCCGGCTGCTAAAATTTGCCAAAGAATGCGGTGACAGATTGATTGTCGCTGTCAACGCAGATAAATCTATGGCTGTGCGCAGCCGTGTCAGTGAAGAGCTTAGACTAGAAGTGGTGCGCTCCTTAGAGTGTGTTGATGAAGCGCATATAACCACGGCCACTCCAGAGCAAGAGGTTGCACAGTTCAAACCCCAAATCGTGGTTAAGGGGAAAGAGTTTGAATCACGTTCAAATCCTGAACTCGCGGTTATAAACAGTTACGGGGGTAAGCTTATTTTTGGCTCAGGTGAGTTTGAAAGTAATTCTGAGCACTTTTTCCGCCGCAGTAAAAAGCCGGCGCCGGGAATGGATTTTGCCGAGGCTCGAGGGTTTGCCAACCGTCATAACATAGCAGCTGACGATTTATATGAGTTGTTTGATGCAATGAAATCCCTGCGTGTCCTGGTCATTGGCGAAGTCATCGTCGACGAGTATGTACAAGGCACAGCCGTAGGGTTGTCACAGGAAGATCCGACTATCGTGATCACCCCAAACCGCAAAGACACATTCCTCGGCGGCGCAGCCATCACAGCAGGACACATAAAAGCACTGGGAGCTGAGCATGTTGTGCTGGCTTCGGTATTGGGCGAGGATCAGACCGCGGATTATACACGCTCGCAAATTGCAAACTATCAGGTTGAACCTTTGTTCTTTAGCGATCAAAGTCGACCGACCCCTTTGAAGACACGTTACCGCGCCAGCAATAAAACCTTGCTGCGGGTTAATCAGGTACGTCAACACAAAATATCACAGGAGTTGCAGGCGCAAATATATCAGGCAATCGAAAGCCAGCTCAATCACATTGACCTGTTGGTCTTTTCTGATTTCAACTACGGCTTGCTGCCACAACCACTGGTCGAGAAAATTGCTGCTGCCTGCCACCAGGGTGGGATCAGACTGGTTGCAGACTCCCAGACCTCTTCACAAGTGGGAGATATTGCCCGCTACTGCAATATGGATCTGTTAACCCCAACAGAGCGAGAGGTGCGCGTATCTCTGAATAATCCGGATGACGGCCTGGTTATCCTGGCGCAGAAACTCACAGAGGTGTCGCAGCCAAAAAATCTGGTGATTACACTCGCTGAAGAAGGGATCCTCATTCACAAACCCAATCACACATTTGATGACTGGGAGAACGATCGTCTGCCCGCGTTGAACACCAACGCTGTCGACCCTGCCGGTGCGGGTGACTGCTTTTTAGCTGCCAGTTCACTGGCGCTGGTTGCCGGTGCAAACATTTGGCAGGCCTGCTACCTGGGTAGCCTGGCTGCCGCATGTCAGGTTGCGTCACTGGGTAATACCCCTTTGTCTTGTCAGATCCTTGAACAAGCCGTTAAGGATTCATTTAGTTAATATGAAAGCCATTTTGCTTGCCGCGGGCCTTGGCACCCGCCTGCGGCCAATCACAGATACTTTGCCAAAGTGCCTTGTTCCAATCAATGGACAGCCCCTGCTGGGCTTATGGATAGATAAACTCGCTCAGCTTGGGGTCGAAGAGATCCTCATCAATACCCATTATTTTAATGAACAGGTTGAAGCCTTTGTGGCCGCCAGCCCGTACCACGACCGCATTACCCTGAGTTACGAACCTGAATTGATGGGCACTGCAGGTACACTGGTACGCAATCGAACTTTCTGGCAAGGCCAGACTTGCATGGTGATCCATGCTGACAACTACTGTCAAAGCTCGTTAGCAGGCATGCTTGAGGCACATAACCAACGCCAGACACAGACCGATGCGACGTTACTGTTATTCGAAACCCCGACGCCCCGTAGCTGTGGTATTGTAAAATTAGACGCCAATCAGGTTATTCAGGAGTTTCATGAAAAGGTCGAGCACCCGCCTGGCAACCTTGCCAGTGGTGCCCTCTTTATATTTTCACCTGAGGTCTATGAACGCTACTTCTCACACCTGGAAGCACAGCGGCACTATGAGCTTAGCCTGGATGTCGTACCAAATATGATAGGTAAGTTACAAGGCTGGCTGGTAGATGATCATTACATAGATATTGGCACGCCAGACAGCTACGCACAGGCACAAAATATGGCCCAAACAGCGGCCCGTCTTTCTAGCGATACTGGCTCAAACCTTGCTTAATAAAGCACAGTTACTTCGAAGGATTTATATATGTCATTTTGTCAAAACTGGGATCAACTGTACCGCAGCAATCAGCACATGTCCGTATGGCCGTGGAGCGAAGTCGTCAGCGGTGCACTACGTAATACCCGTCTGCGCGACGGCGATCCATCGTTCACCATACTGGAAGTGGGCTGTGGGGCGGGTGCGAATTTCCCCTTTTTCTTGAGTTATTGTCCAAACGTCTATGGCATTGATGGCAGTGACTTCATTATCGGTGAACTGAAGAATCGATTCACTGATATTGCCGGTAACTTATATGTGGGCGACTTTACTCAGCCCTGGCCCTTTGAGGCACAATTCGACTTAATCGTCGATCGGGGCGCATCTGTGCATAACCCGGCCAGTAGCATTCAGCGCTATCTGGATCAGGCGTACGCTCAACTTAAGCCCGGCGGTGTAATTCTGATCACAGACTGGTTTAGCACTGAGCATTCTGACTATGAAAAAGCGCCAGAATCGGTCGATAAATACACTAAAACCGGTTACACCTGGGGCCCGTTTGCAGGCGTCGGTAATGTTAATTTCTTTGACGCTGACCTTATTCATCAACTGGTATCAAAATTTGAGATAGTTTCTCTGAGCCATTCTCAGTCAAGCGAGTATGGTAGTGATGGCGTCCATGCGGCGTGGAGTATGGTACTGAAAAAGCCAGCCCATGAAGAATAAGTTTAGCCTTGAACGCTGTGAGCTGGACCCAAAATGGGACAGCTTCATTGCCACATCTCCCCATGGTACCCCGTTTGTTCATAGCCAGTTTATTGCCCAACTGGGTGTGAAATATCACGCCTATTACTGTTGTAAAGGCAAAGAGAGAATTGCTGCGGTGCTGCTGATCGTAGATGAAAGCGAAACCCAGGTAATCGGCCACCACGATGTGATCCATGATGGCATAATGCATCGCAACATCAGTCATCTTAATCGTGCCCAGGGCCATTCCGAGTTGTTCGCCGCGCAAGAATATATTGCTGAGTACCTCGCTGAGCACTACACTCAGGTGCAGCTCAAATTGCACCCGGCCATTAAGGATATTCGTGCTTTTTTGTGGGTCAACTATCATAACAATGGACCCAAATACGCTGTAACCCCGCGCTATACCTCCATACTTGAGCTGGACGAGTTTGCCGCACCACTGGATACACTAGAACGCTCTGACAACTATAACAACAGCTCTGTGTCGAGACGTCAGGAGATCCGCTACGGTATTAAAAAAGAGGTGACCCTCAGTGAATCGCAAGACTTCACTTTGTTTGCCAAGTACTATGGAATGACCATGGCACGCCAGGGAATTGAAATAAGTACAGAGCAACTGGATGCACTTGCATTCAGAGTCAAAAGGCTGGCACAACATGGGCTGCTTTGCATGTATCAGGCACAAACTCGCGACCAGCAAATTGGCAGTTTTGCCACCTACTTGATGCATCAGAACACGGCTTATTATTTTTACGGCGCAAATCACCCAGATATGCGTGACAGCCATACAGGTACTGCTGTGCTTTGGCAGGCTTTCCCTTTGCTCGCACAAAAAGGCGTATCACGGTTAGATTTAGAGGGGATCAACAGCCCTCAGAGAGGTTGGTTCAAACTGAGTTTTGGCGGCAATGTAGAGCCATATTTTCATATTCAGCTGGCAAAGACCGACGCTTAAATAGCGTCGGTTGCTTGCATAATCGACTCGTAGGCCTCGATCAACACCTCAGCCTGACGCCAGCACTTTCCGCTGAACCGACCTGATACGATGACGTTGTCAACACAGTTTGACAATGTCTCGTAGTTTTGCTGATTAATAGCCTGAAACTCTGTGGTGGGTACCGGAAACGTGTTGTTAATCACCTGAGTCTGCCCACTGACACACTTTGCCTGTGGGTCAACTACCCCCATCGACACAAGCTGCTCGATGATCTCCGACTGTGTAAAGGAGTCTATCTCGTCGGGACTGCACAAGATTTCCGCGGATAAGTGATTATGGTTACTTTGCCCGGTTAAGTTTGGATACAAGGTCAGACGAAAAATCGCACTGCTCGGGTCCCAGACCCAGAGATAGTGTGACTTCTTATCAAGCAAAGGCCTGTCAAAGTTAAGATGAAAAATAAGCGCTGTGCGCAAGGTTACCTGGCCTCTGGCTGGCGTCAGACCCATCGCGGCTAAAGCAATAAAAGGCGGTGCACTCCAGAAAAGAAAATCGCAGTCAAGCACACGCTCGCTGTTGGCCAACACCAGGCTGGTCACCTTTTTATCATGATGTGCAATGCTTGCCACACGTTCAGAGGTGATAATTTCAACACCTGCGCGCTCAACGCGCTTTTGCAGTTGAGTAACCCAATAGCCAATACCCTCTCCTGTCGTTGGGTAGTAGTAAGTCACCTCGCTAAGGTTGTCCTGTGCTTTACGCTGCTGAAAATCGGCTTCCCGCTGATAACCCAGCTTGGCGTCGAAGGCAGGTAGCCGCTTAAGAGTCGCTGTTACATCAGCGGGCAATGCCAGAATACGGGTAAAACCAAATAATCCCGCAGCCATAGTCAATGACTTTAGCGGTGCATCCTGGCCATATAACTTGCGTAATATAGGTACAACGATACTCTCAGTGAAAACAATCCCCAGAGAATTGGCGCAATATTCATAAATCAAGTTTGACTCTGGCAAGCT is a window of Pseudoalteromonas sp. R3 DNA encoding:
- a CDS encoding PfkB family carbohydrate kinase, with protein sequence MPNDTPQKHTRTVLVQGNFDVLHAGHIRLLKFAKECGDRLIVAVNADKSMAVRSRVSEELRLEVVRSLECVDEAHITTATPEQEVAQFKPQIVVKGKEFESRSNPELAVINSYGGKLIFGSGEFESNSEHFFRRSKKPAPGMDFAEARGFANRHNIAADDLYELFDAMKSLRVLVIGEVIVDEYVQGTAVGLSQEDPTIVITPNRKDTFLGGAAITAGHIKALGAEHVVLASVLGEDQTADYTRSQIANYQVEPLFFSDQSRPTPLKTRYRASNKTLLRVNQVRQHKISQELQAQIYQAIESQLNHIDLLVFSDFNYGLLPQPLVEKIAAACHQGGIRLVADSQTSSQVGDIARYCNMDLLTPTEREVRVSLNNPDDGLVILAQKLTEVSQPKNLVITLAEEGILIHKPNHTFDDWENDRLPALNTNAVDPAGAGDCFLAASSLALVAGANIWQACYLGSLAAACQVASLGNTPLSCQILEQAVKDSFS
- a CDS encoding class I SAM-dependent methyltransferase, with the protein product MSFCQNWDQLYRSNQHMSVWPWSEVVSGALRNTRLRDGDPSFTILEVGCGAGANFPFFLSYCPNVYGIDGSDFIIGELKNRFTDIAGNLYVGDFTQPWPFEAQFDLIVDRGASVHNPASSIQRYLDQAYAQLKPGGVILITDWFSTEHSDYEKAPESVDKYTKTGYTWGPFAGVGNVNFFDADLIHQLVSKFEIVSLSHSQSSEYGSDGVHAAWSMVLKKPAHEE
- a CDS encoding nucleotidyltransferase family protein, whose product is MKAILLAAGLGTRLRPITDTLPKCLVPINGQPLLGLWIDKLAQLGVEEILINTHYFNEQVEAFVAASPYHDRITLSYEPELMGTAGTLVRNRTFWQGQTCMVIHADNYCQSSLAGMLEAHNQRQTQTDATLLLFETPTPRSCGIVKLDANQVIQEFHEKVEHPPGNLASGALFIFSPEVYERYFSHLEAQRHYELSLDVVPNMIGKLQGWLVDDHYIDIGTPDSYAQAQNMAQTAARLSSDTGSNLA
- a CDS encoding DegT/DnrJ/EryC1/StrS family aminotransferase; translation: MSEQPLAILGGNPVRTTPMPARKAFGTSEIDALNKVIAHYQHSESDPPYGGDFEQAYCNAFSEYMGGGYSVAVATGTASVFVALAALMLPKGQEVILSPVTDSGPLASIIHQGYVPVIADAAVDSYNSTWEQIEPLITDKTGAIILVHCAGIPTDVETIVTQAHRRGIKVIEDCSQAPGARWNGQKVGGFGDIMATSTMYRKNIAAPGSGGIVYTKSQSLYHMALAHADRGKPVWQEGYAERDPSLNLFPALNWNTNELSCAVAHASLSRLDETIAARNAVQNALIEWINTQSTCCYVAKFSGSASPFFLQVFIREETLSVDKLTFCQALQAEGVDLNPDYKFLISDWKWALPYIKPPLSTPNTVSARDRSFNLYLNEQYTQQEVTDICTAIAKVEQHYAK
- a CDS encoding GNAT family N-acetyltransferase, encoding MKNKFSLERCELDPKWDSFIATSPHGTPFVHSQFIAQLGVKYHAYYCCKGKERIAAVLLIVDESETQVIGHHDVIHDGIMHRNISHLNRAQGHSELFAAQEYIAEYLAEHYTQVQLKLHPAIKDIRAFLWVNYHNNGPKYAVTPRYTSILELDEFAAPLDTLERSDNYNNSSVSRRQEIRYGIKKEVTLSESQDFTLFAKYYGMTMARQGIEISTEQLDALAFRVKRLAQHGLLCMYQAQTRDQQIGSFATYLMHQNTAYYFYGANHPDMRDSHTGTAVLWQAFPLLAQKGVSRLDLEGINSPQRGWFKLSFGGNVEPYFHIQLAKTDA
- a CDS encoding FAD-dependent oxidoreductase, giving the protein MANNQAVVVGGGICGMVAALLLKQRFTDVVLIEQADTVGGLFCSVKDSSGAAYDMGSHIPNATGVAELDEILFADADTSSWHKIARLCSGNYFGGSWDLNSPFPDASKLPHDIYQQGCGELINHASLPESNLIYEYCANSLGIVFTESIVVPILRKLYGQDAPLKSLTMAAGLFGFTRILALPADVTATLKRLPAFDAKLGYQREADFQQRKAQDNLSEVTYYYPTTGEGIGYWVTQLQKRVERAGVEIITSERVASIAHHDKKVTSLVLANSERVLDCDFLFWSAPPFIALAAMGLTPARGQVTLRTALIFHLNFDRPLLDKKSHYLWVWDPSSAIFRLTLYPNLTGQSNHNHLSAEILCSPDEIDSFTQSEIIEQLVSMGVVDPQAKCVSGQTQVINNTFPVPTTEFQAINQQNYETLSNCVDNVIVSGRFSGKCWRQAEVLIEAYESIMQATDAI